The following are from one region of the Prochlorococcus marinus str. SB genome:
- a CDS encoding nitrate reductase associated protein — MVNSQSNHYFNFEDDFIKDLRCIPLCVRRKLDLIGIKLKLTHWQDFNLIEKNKIVDWPDSKNDLIDLKTFLKEITSNSKYGEAKEIEISINQPWQNKNKVPDQVLKSALARGINISVEKWRNLNELDRFAFCKLVRPSHEHNNLDRAFDEILK; from the coding sequence TTGGTTAACAGTCAATCAAATCATTATTTTAATTTCGAGGATGATTTTATTAAAGACTTAAGATGCATTCCTTTATGTGTAAGAAGGAAACTTGATTTAATTGGAATAAAATTAAAACTTACTCATTGGCAAGATTTTAATTTAATTGAAAAAAATAAGATAGTTGATTGGCCAGATTCAAAAAACGATCTCATTGATTTAAAAACTTTTTTAAAAGAAATTACATCTAATTCAAAATATGGAGAAGCAAAAGAAATAGAAATTTCAATTAATCAACCTTGGCAAAATAAAAATAAAGTTCCTGATCAAGTTTTAAAATCGGCACTAGCAAGGGGAATTAATATTTCAGTTGAAAAATGGAGAAATTTAAACGAATTAGATAGATTTGCTTTTTGCAAATTAGTTAGACCAAGTCATGAACACAACAATTTGGATAGAGCATTTGATGAGATTCTGAAATAA
- a CDS encoding molybdopterin oxidoreductase family protein encodes MNFTKSQCPYCGVGCGLKMKSKSSVSDDKWLVSGDRDSPSTQGKLCVKGATVCETLKDGRLKEPLYRKNLNEEFKEISWDESYEILKENILSSIKNYGPDSIAMYGSGQFHTEDYYVAQKLLKGAIGTNNFDANSRLCMSSAVAGYNRSFGSDGPPCCYEDIDHCSLILLIGTNTAECHPVLFDRIKKRKRNVNDNLKVIVIDPRETETSSIADFYLQISSGTDLFLFIGIANYLYKNQLTDQNFIDKSTESYFDFVKHIQKWDLKKISEICNISEKTIIDIAKLWGASKNVLSLWSMGLNQRQEGTAAVNGLINLHLMTGQIGKEGSGPFSLTGQPNAMGGREAGGLSHLLPGYRFVKNKIDRNEIEKIWGFPEGKISEKQGLSAFEQIEAIKKGSVKIWWIAATNPLVSMPNLNFVKKALLKCPLIILNESYEQSESIKYAHLVLPAAQWSEKDGVMTNSERRVTLCPSFRESNKNSKPDWQIFAELGQKIGYFKQFEYESSSEVYDEFLKTTTKRLCDMSGLSYQLLKNHGPQQWPYPKGSVPSTSSKRLYEDGYFPTETGKANFCIDDPIGLAEPPSDEFPLILTIGRYLSQWHTMTRTSKVQKLTKKNSEPLLEINSKDALSLKIKNDEIVKIKSKRGEVQAKVQITDKIKAGTVFLPMHWGFSQKNMCEVNSLMHEKSCPISKQPELKACSVIIVPN; translated from the coding sequence ATGAATTTTACTAAAAGTCAATGCCCATATTGCGGTGTTGGTTGTGGTTTAAAAATGAAGTCTAAAAGTTCGGTTTCTGATGATAAATGGTTAGTAAGTGGAGATAGGGATAGTCCTTCAACTCAAGGTAAATTATGCGTAAAAGGAGCAACAGTATGTGAGACTCTAAAAGATGGGAGATTAAAAGAACCACTTTATAGGAAAAATTTAAATGAAGAATTTAAAGAAATTTCCTGGGACGAATCATACGAAATTCTGAAAGAGAATATTTTGAGTTCTATAAAAAATTATGGACCTGATTCAATAGCTATGTATGGCTCAGGTCAATTTCATACTGAAGATTATTACGTAGCCCAAAAGCTTCTCAAGGGAGCAATAGGCACAAATAATTTTGATGCTAATTCAAGACTATGCATGAGCTCAGCAGTAGCTGGATATAACAGAAGTTTTGGCTCTGATGGCCCACCTTGTTGTTATGAAGATATTGATCATTGCTCTTTAATTTTATTAATAGGGACAAATACTGCAGAATGTCATCCCGTTCTTTTTGATCGAATTAAAAAACGTAAAAGAAATGTAAATGATAATTTAAAAGTAATAGTAATTGATCCAAGAGAAACTGAAACTTCATCCATAGCAGATTTTTACTTACAAATTTCTTCTGGAACAGATCTATTTTTATTCATTGGGATTGCGAATTATCTTTATAAGAATCAATTAACTGATCAAAATTTCATTGATAAGTCGACCGAAAGCTATTTTGATTTTGTAAAACATATACAAAAATGGGATTTAAAAAAAATAAGTGAAATTTGCAATATATCCGAGAAAACAATTATTGATATTGCAAAATTATGGGGAGCAAGCAAAAATGTTCTAAGTCTTTGGTCGATGGGTTTGAATCAAAGGCAAGAGGGTACAGCAGCAGTAAATGGGCTAATAAATCTTCATTTAATGACCGGCCAAATAGGCAAAGAAGGTTCTGGTCCTTTTTCCTTAACTGGCCAACCAAACGCTATGGGTGGGAGAGAAGCAGGAGGACTATCGCACCTTCTTCCAGGATATAGGTTTGTAAAAAATAAAATAGATAGGAATGAAATTGAAAAAATATGGGGGTTCCCTGAGGGAAAGATATCTGAAAAACAGGGTCTATCTGCATTTGAACAAATAGAAGCTATAAAAAAAGGATCTGTGAAAATTTGGTGGATTGCAGCTACGAACCCTTTGGTTAGCATGCCTAATTTAAACTTTGTAAAAAAAGCACTTTTAAAATGTCCTTTAATTATCCTCAACGAATCTTATGAACAAAGTGAATCAATTAAATATGCTCATCTAGTGTTGCCGGCAGCTCAATGGAGCGAAAAAGATGGTGTTATGACAAATTCAGAAAGAAGAGTAACCCTTTGCCCATCTTTCAGAGAATCGAATAAAAATTCAAAACCAGATTGGCAAATATTTGCTGAATTAGGACAGAAGATAGGCTATTTCAAACAATTTGAATATGAATCTTCATCGGAAGTTTATGATGAATTTTTAAAAACTACTACAAAAAGATTATGCGATATGAGCGGATTATCATATCAATTATTAAAAAATCATGGTCCTCAACAATGGCCTTATCCTAAAGGCAGCGTACCTAGTACATCTTCAAAAAGATTATATGAAGATGGTTATTTCCCAACTGAGACTGGCAAAGCAAATTTTTGTATTGATGATCCTATAGGGTTGGCTGAACCCCCTTCAGATGAGTTCCCGCTAATTTTGACAATTGGAAGATATCTAAGTCAATGGCATACTATGACAAGAACTTCTAAAGTTCAAAAACTTACAAAAAAGAATTCAGAACCGTTATTGGAAATTAATTCTAAAGATGCTTTATCTTTAAAAATCAAAAATGATGAAATAGTAAAAATTAAATCCAAAAGAGGGGAAGTTCAAGCAAAAGTTCAGATTACTGACAAAATTAAAGCAGGTACAGTTTTTTTACCAATGCATTGGGGTTTTAGTCAAAAAAATATGTGTGAAGTAAACTCTTTGATGCATGAAAAGTCATGCCCGATATCAAAACAACCGGAATTAAAAGCATGCTCAGTAATAATTGTTCCAAACTAG
- a CDS encoding NarK family nitrate/nitrite MFS transporter, protein MLSDVWSLNGRYRTLHLTWFAFFLTFVVWFNLAPLATTVKADLGLSVAQIRTVAICNVALTIPARVLIGMLLDKFGPRKTYSTILIFSVVPCLLFASAQDFNQLVIARLLLSIVGAGFVIGIRMVSEWFPPKEIGLAEGIYGGWGNFGSAFSALSLVAVAGFLSFSGGFELPTGAVLNWRGAIALTGIISFVYGIIYFFSVTDTPPGKPYQRPAKTAGLEVTSIRDFWGLIGMNVPFAAILSVLCWRLQKVGFLTSSTYPIALIAVLAWFIFQTWGIIRTNIELLNGTKIYPKEDRYEFKQVAILELTYIVNFGSELAVVSMLPSFFEFTFDLPKAIAGILASCYAFVNLIARPAGGLISDRTGNRKNTMGFLTMGLGFGYLLMSLIKPGTFTGSAGILMAVFLTMLCSFFVQSGEGSTFALVPLVKKRVTGQIAGLVGAYGNVGAVTYLNIYSLLPLWMGGGKDPSPEIIAASNSAFFQVLGIAGLIVGFFCYFFLKEPQGSFADAYEGEKAENYV, encoded by the coding sequence ATGTTAAGTGATGTTTGGTCTTTAAACGGCAGATATAGAACTCTTCACCTCACCTGGTTTGCCTTTTTCCTTACTTTTGTTGTTTGGTTTAACCTCGCACCTCTTGCAACTACTGTTAAAGCCGATTTAGGTTTATCTGTTGCTCAAATTAGAACAGTAGCAATATGTAATGTCGCTTTGACTATCCCTGCAAGAGTTTTGATTGGAATGTTATTGGATAAATTTGGCCCAAGAAAAACTTACTCAACAATTTTGATATTTTCTGTCGTGCCATGTTTACTATTTGCTAGTGCTCAAGACTTCAATCAACTTGTTATTGCGAGATTGCTTTTATCAATAGTAGGAGCAGGTTTTGTTATCGGAATAAGAATGGTCTCTGAGTGGTTCCCTCCGAAAGAAATTGGTTTGGCTGAGGGGATATATGGAGGATGGGGAAATTTTGGATCTGCTTTTTCTGCTCTTTCTCTTGTTGCCGTAGCTGGATTCTTGTCTTTTTCAGGAGGGTTTGAGTTACCTACTGGAGCTGTACTTAATTGGAGGGGAGCTATTGCTCTTACAGGAATTATTTCTTTCGTTTATGGAATTATTTATTTCTTTAGTGTGACTGATACACCTCCAGGAAAACCTTATCAAAGGCCTGCAAAAACAGCTGGTTTAGAAGTAACTAGTATAAGAGATTTCTGGGGTTTAATTGGAATGAATGTCCCATTCGCAGCAATTCTTTCAGTCCTATGTTGGAGACTTCAAAAAGTAGGTTTCCTTACTTCATCTACTTATCCAATAGCCTTAATCGCAGTTTTAGCTTGGTTTATTTTCCAAACTTGGGGAATTATAAGAACGAATATTGAATTATTAAATGGAACTAAAATTTACCCTAAAGAAGATAGATATGAATTCAAACAAGTAGCGATCTTGGAATTAACTTACATCGTAAATTTTGGATCAGAATTGGCAGTAGTTTCAATGCTTCCTAGTTTCTTTGAATTTACATTTGATTTACCTAAAGCTATAGCCGGAATTCTTGCATCATGTTATGCATTTGTGAATTTAATAGCTAGACCTGCCGGAGGATTGATATCTGACAGAACAGGCAATAGAAAAAATACAATGGGTTTCCTAACTATGGGATTAGGGTTTGGATATCTATTGATGTCTTTAATAAAACCCGGAACTTTTACAGGATCAGCAGGAATTCTTATGGCTGTATTTTTAACGATGCTTTGTTCATTTTTTGTACAATCTGGAGAAGGTTCAACTTTTGCTTTAGTACCCTTAGTTAAAAAAAGAGTAACAGGACAAATAGCTGGATTGGTTGGGGCTTATGGAAATGTTGGTGCGGTAACTTATTTAAATATTTATAGCCTTTTACCTTTATGGATGGGTGGAGGTAAAGATCCTTCTCCAGAAATAATTGCTGCTTCAAATAGTGCCTTCTTCCAAGTTTTAGGTATAGCAGGATTAATAGTTGGATTCTTCTGTTATTTCTTTTTAAAGGAACCTCAAGGATCATTCGCGGATGCTTATGAAGGCGAAAAAGCTGAAAATTATGTTTAA
- a CDS encoding ferredoxin--nitrite reductase: MQYYLNDKKLNKIEKQKAEKDGLKIFEELDDYALKGWEEMDEVDLQMRLKWYGLFWRPKTPGRFMMRLRVPNGILNSNQLRVIASIVARYGEDGSADITTRQNIQLRGVLINDLPDIIKRLREVDITSVQSGMDNPRNVTGNPLAGIDPEEIIDTRKYTSELENYLTNFGNGNPEFSNLPRKWNTAVAGAKDNFLLHNDLIFHPVFKNGILGFGVWVGGILSATLNAYALPLDVWVEEKDICKITGIICSLWRDNGDRFLRNKGRFRYYLNSIGIEKFRELVEEKFGTLSNDPGSIFNEKQRSLFGINKQKQNNLYFAGLHIPVGRLCVEDIQEIARLSEKYGQSEVRLTEDQNLIIVGLKDNILEEFGDEEIINKFKLNPSHFSASTVSCTGSRYCSFALANTKDIARNISEKLDRELELSEEVKIHWTGCPNNCGQAHMGGIGMTGTKVKKEGGGTEDGYNVSIGGRQDHLQTLGETEFKKVSKHEIYNLIKEILINKFNAKLKT; encoded by the coding sequence ATGCAATATTATTTAAATGATAAAAAATTAAATAAGATTGAAAAGCAAAAGGCGGAGAAAGATGGTCTGAAAATTTTTGAAGAGTTAGATGATTATGCTCTTAAAGGGTGGGAAGAGATGGATGAAGTAGATTTGCAAATGCGCTTAAAGTGGTATGGCCTTTTTTGGAGACCAAAAACTCCTGGAAGATTTATGATGAGGCTTAGAGTTCCCAATGGAATTTTAAACTCTAATCAGTTGAGAGTAATCGCGTCGATAGTTGCTAGATACGGAGAAGACGGTTCTGCAGATATAACAACTAGGCAAAATATTCAATTAAGGGGGGTTTTGATAAATGATCTACCAGATATTATTAAAAGACTTAGAGAGGTTGATATTACATCCGTTCAGTCTGGAATGGATAATCCAAGAAATGTTACTGGCAATCCACTAGCGGGAATTGATCCTGAAGAAATTATAGATACAAGAAAATATACTTCTGAATTAGAAAATTACTTAACAAATTTTGGTAATGGGAACCCGGAATTCTCGAATTTACCCAGGAAGTGGAATACTGCAGTTGCAGGAGCAAAAGATAATTTTCTTCTACATAATGATCTTATCTTTCATCCTGTTTTTAAAAATGGAATATTAGGCTTTGGTGTCTGGGTAGGAGGAATATTGTCAGCAACTTTGAATGCTTATGCTCTACCTCTAGATGTCTGGGTAGAAGAAAAAGATATTTGCAAAATAACTGGAATTATTTGTTCCCTTTGGCGAGATAATGGAGATAGATTTCTAAGAAATAAAGGAAGATTTAGATATTATTTGAACTCTATAGGTATCGAAAAATTTAGAGAACTTGTAGAAGAAAAATTTGGAACTTTGTCGAACGATCCAGGCTCAATTTTCAACGAAAAACAAAGAAGTTTATTTGGGATTAATAAACAAAAACAAAATAATCTTTACTTTGCTGGATTACATATTCCTGTAGGGAGGTTATGTGTAGAAGACATACAAGAAATTGCAAGACTAAGTGAAAAATATGGACAAAGTGAAGTAAGACTAACCGAAGATCAAAATCTAATTATTGTTGGCCTGAAAGATAATATTTTAGAAGAATTTGGTGATGAAGAAATTATTAATAAATTCAAATTAAATCCATCCCATTTTTCAGCGAGTACAGTTTCATGTACAGGGAGTAGATATTGTAGCTTTGCTCTCGCAAATACCAAAGATATAGCAAGGAATATTTCTGAAAAATTAGATCGAGAACTTGAATTATCAGAGGAGGTTAAAATTCATTGGACAGGTTGTCCAAATAATTGTGGACAAGCTCATATGGGTGGTATTGGCATGACTGGTACAAAGGTAAAAAAAGAGGGAGGTGGAACTGAGGATGGCTATAATGTCAGTATTGGAGGGAGACAAGATCACCTGCAAACCTTAGGCGAAACTGAATTTAAAAAAGTTAGTAAACATGAAATTTATAATTTAATCAAAGAAATTTTAATCAACAAGTTTAATGCAAAGTTAAAAACCTAA
- the moaC gene encoding cyclic pyranopterin monophosphate synthase MoaC, producing the protein MDKSLTHINKRGEMNIVDISDKVETKREALAEGYISLNKEILEKIKNEKIKKGDIFAAARFSAINGAKKTSELIPLCHNLSLNKITIDFEICESMKAIKIIAFCKSHSKTGVEMEALTSVSVGLLTLYDMLKALDPFMTIDNIRLLEKKGGKNGILKRS; encoded by the coding sequence ATGGATAAATCTTTAACTCATATTAATAAAAGGGGAGAAATGAACATAGTTGATATTTCAGATAAAGTAGAAACTAAAAGAGAGGCTTTAGCAGAAGGATATATTTCTTTAAACAAAGAAATATTAGAAAAAATAAAAAATGAAAAAATTAAAAAAGGTGATATTTTTGCAGCGGCTAGATTTTCTGCAATAAATGGTGCAAAAAAAACCTCAGAACTTATTCCTCTCTGTCATAATTTATCATTGAATAAAATCACAATTGATTTTGAAATTTGTGAATCAATGAAAGCAATTAAAATTATTGCTTTTTGCAAATCTCATTCTAAAACAGGTGTTGAGATGGAGGCTCTTACATCAGTTTCAGTTGGTCTTCTCACTCTATATGACATGCTCAAAGCTTTAGATCCTTTTATGACTATTGATAATATTCGCCTTTTAGAAAAAAAAGGTGGTAAAAATGGAATATTAAAAAGAAGTTAA
- the moaB gene encoding molybdenum cofactor biosynthesis protein B, whose translation MVSIALLTVSDTRNTKNDESGNYLLHEAERSGHNVVDKRICKDDIYLIRKYTSDWISDPNIDVIITTGGTGITVRDVTPEAIRPLLDKEIDGFGETFRFLSFKKIGTSTLQSRCIAGSANGKFLFVLPGSKDAVMTGWQDIISYQLNENTKPCNLINLIDKLKK comes from the coding sequence GTGGTTTCTATAGCTTTGCTTACTGTTTCTGATACTCGTAACACAAAAAATGATGAGAGTGGAAATTATCTCCTTCACGAGGCTGAGAGATCAGGACACAATGTCGTTGATAAGAGAATTTGCAAAGATGATATTTATTTAATTAGAAAATATACAAGCGATTGGATCTCAGATCCAAATATTGATGTGATTATTACTACAGGTGGTACAGGAATTACAGTCAGGGACGTTACTCCTGAAGCTATTAGACCTTTATTGGATAAAGAGATTGATGGTTTTGGGGAGACTTTTAGATTTTTATCATTTAAAAAGATAGGAACTAGTACTTTACAAAGTAGGTGTATTGCGGGGTCTGCAAATGGTAAGTTTTTATTCGTTTTGCCAGGATCTAAGGATGCTGTTATGACAGGTTGGCAAGATATAATTTCTTATCAACTTAATGAAAATACAAAACCTTGTAATTTAATAAATCTCATTGATAAGTTAAAAAAATAA
- a CDS encoding molybdopterin molybdotransferase MoeA translates to MGIDINNQGLHLNDAIKKILEEMDTLIVNNEILHKEEINLEEALGKVSMEEILSEEDMPGYRSSVMDGYALGESTKGNKWKIVGESFPGKPFNELLKKGEALTISTGSFVPDNCFSVIPQEQVSLEFLNGNEYIVKKETSSNNSWIREKNDQVFKGEILIKKGVKITPGILSKLASCGIKTIKVSKISKLGLLITGDELIKSGTARKKGEIWESNSILIKSIAKNLGFEINEIHIEKDNYQNIKNSLRNISEFNDVVISVGGISVGKKDFLKDIINEIGEIKFWKLFLKPGKPFAFGLINKKIPYFGLPGNPVSAAITFIQLVWPALQKLEGITNVEFPLRIKVKLNSDLKRRKGRPELLRGKLIVNEEGELIADISEEQSSSKISSISNSDLLIEIPSEIDFCQKGNLLWAQLLKNNFL, encoded by the coding sequence ATGGGAATTGATATCAATAATCAGGGTCTTCATTTAAACGATGCTATTAAAAAAATCTTGGAAGAGATGGATACTTTAATAGTGAATAATGAAATTTTACATAAGGAAGAGATCAATTTAGAAGAAGCACTTGGAAAAGTTTCTATGGAGGAAATCTTATCTGAGGAAGATATGCCAGGTTATAGATCATCAGTTATGGATGGATATGCGTTAGGTGAATCAACTAAAGGGAATAAATGGAAAATTGTCGGAGAGTCTTTTCCCGGAAAGCCATTTAATGAACTTCTTAAAAAAGGTGAAGCTTTAACTATTAGTACAGGTTCATTTGTGCCAGATAATTGTTTTTCTGTGATACCTCAAGAACAAGTTTCATTAGAATTTTTAAACGGAAATGAGTATATTGTTAAAAAAGAAACATCATCTAATAACTCTTGGATTAGAGAAAAAAATGATCAAGTATTTAAAGGTGAAATATTAATCAAGAAGGGGGTAAAGATTACACCTGGGATTTTAAGTAAATTAGCAAGTTGTGGGATAAAAACTATAAAAGTTAGTAAAATTTCTAAATTAGGTTTACTAATTACTGGAGATGAACTTATCAAATCAGGAACTGCAAGAAAGAAAGGAGAAATATGGGAAAGTAATAGTATTTTGATAAAATCAATTGCAAAAAATCTTGGATTTGAAATTAATGAAATTCATATAGAAAAAGATAATTATCAAAATATTAAAAATTCTCTTAGAAATATTTCTGAATTTAATGATGTGGTTATTTCAGTTGGTGGGATATCAGTGGGCAAAAAAGATTTTTTAAAAGATATTATTAACGAGATAGGAGAGATTAAATTTTGGAAACTATTTTTAAAGCCAGGAAAACCCTTTGCTTTTGGATTGATAAACAAAAAAATTCCTTATTTTGGATTACCTGGGAATCCCGTTTCGGCAGCTATTACTTTCATTCAACTTGTTTGGCCCGCACTTCAGAAACTTGAAGGAATTACTAATGTTGAATTCCCTCTTAGGATTAAGGTTAAGCTGAATTCTGATTTGAAAAGAAGAAAAGGGAGACCTGAATTGCTTAGAGGAAAACTTATCGTTAATGAAGAAGGTGAATTAATTGCAGATATTTCTGAAGAACAATCCTCATCAAAGATTAGTTCAATATCTAATTCAGATTTATTAATAGAAATACCCTCTGAAATTGATTTTTGTCAAAAAGGAAATTTATTATGGGCACAACTTTTAAAAAATAATTTTTTATAA
- a CDS encoding DUF1651 domain-containing protein, whose translation MKPNYSFGCSTSMPNGCLLNPEGSRMIFFEECKNSPKPNLKIHTHLFYTNHLGEPGGYKSSEKLNIESAWEKWHELHQKGWTEVSHNYG comes from the coding sequence ATGAAGCCTAATTACTCATTTGGTTGTAGCACTAGCATGCCAAACGGATGTCTATTAAATCCCGAAGGCAGCAGAATGATCTTTTTCGAAGAATGCAAAAATTCTCCTAAACCTAATTTAAAAATTCATACTCATCTTTTCTACACAAATCATCTTGGAGAACCAGGGGGGTACAAATCCTCTGAAAAACTCAACATTGAGTCAGCCTGGGAAAAGTGGCACGAACTTCACCAAAAAGGTTGGACAGAAGTATCTCATAATTACGGATAA
- a CDS encoding molybdenum cofactor guanylyltransferase, whose amino-acid sequence MEIKLKKFKAFILAGGKSSRMGSDKALIKHHEGGNWLTHKIKILNNLNLETFVITNYTSHLKEVDKRNNVEFISDAQPFDGPLTCIEQIFSSFKKTTQNILIIPVDMPNLNTKLIYSLFKSWEGNQNFAVISHDGNFAQPLFGIYPINEENHFKLKKKLSSGKKNFLGWVDQIPHKYFYAKNGDLININSKGEFLNMNNEI is encoded by the coding sequence ATGGAAATAAAACTTAAAAAATTTAAAGCATTCATTTTGGCTGGTGGCAAGAGTTCAAGGATGGGATCTGATAAAGCACTAATTAAACATCATGAAGGAGGAAATTGGCTGACTCACAAAATAAAAATATTAAATAACCTTAATTTAGAGACTTTTGTAATAACAAATTATACTTCTCATTTAAAAGAAGTTGATAAAAGGAATAATGTTGAGTTTATTTCAGATGCCCAACCATTTGATGGACCCTTAACTTGTATAGAACAAATTTTTTCATCGTTTAAAAAAACAACTCAAAATATCCTAATTATCCCAGTCGATATGCCTAATTTGAATACAAAATTAATTTATTCACTTTTTAAATCGTGGGAAGGAAATCAAAATTTTGCGGTAATATCTCATGATGGAAATTTTGCACAACCATTATTCGGAATTTATCCCATCAATGAAGAAAATCATTTTAAATTAAAAAAAAAGTTATCCTCTGGGAAGAAAAATTTTCTCGGATGGGTTGATCAAATTCCCCATAAATATTTCTATGCAAAAAATGGAGATTTAATTAATATAAATTCCAAGGGAGAATTCTTAAATATGAATAATGAGATTTAA
- a CDS encoding MoaD/ThiS family protein: METEKSNKIKVVLLSSIAEDLGWNEKFLTIEGSQMKVFSLWNLINSNLPQDNIIVSINQEITDMDAMINPDDEVAFMPMFTGG; the protein is encoded by the coding sequence ATGGAAACTGAAAAATCTAACAAAATTAAGGTGGTTTTATTATCTAGTATCGCTGAAGATCTAGGTTGGAATGAAAAATTTCTTACAATTGAAGGGTCTCAAATGAAGGTTTTTTCTTTATGGAATTTAATTAACTCTAATTTACCGCAAGATAATATTATCGTTTCTATTAATCAAGAAATTACAGATATGGATGCGATGATTAATCCGGATGATGAGGTGGCATTTATGCCAATGTTTACCGGTGGATAA
- a CDS encoding molybdenum cofactor biosynthesis protein MoaE, whose amino-acid sequence MDNLRIKFKILEETFNPYKEFELWEKVNKNSANSFFIGRVRPFDQFGNDLKKLEIVHYKGMTENYIKKYLMKIAEKEDDLSIFLLHRIGFIYPYEPIIFIAVSANHRGIANKYLQEILEFTKYKVPFWKKEWTFKGSSWVKKNTDLGFEL is encoded by the coding sequence GTGGATAATTTAAGAATAAAATTTAAAATCCTAGAAGAGACTTTTAATCCTTATAAAGAATTCGAACTTTGGGAAAAGGTAAATAAAAATTCAGCAAACTCATTTTTTATTGGTAGAGTAAGGCCCTTTGATCAATTTGGAAATGATTTAAAGAAACTAGAAATTGTTCATTATAAAGGAATGACCGAAAATTATATTAAAAAATATTTAATGAAAATTGCTGAAAAAGAGGATGATTTATCTATTTTTCTCTTGCACAGGATAGGTTTCATTTACCCTTACGAGCCTATTATTTTTATAGCAGTAAGTGCTAATCATAGAGGCATTGCTAATAAATATCTCCAAGAAATACTTGAATTTACAAAATACAAAGTTCCTTTTTGGAAAAAAGAATGGACTTTCAAAGGATCCTCATGGGTAAAAAAGAATACTGACTTAGGCTTTGAATTATAA